A single genomic interval of Camelina sativa cultivar DH55 chromosome 11, Cs, whole genome shotgun sequence harbors:
- the LOC104726578 gene encoding ras-related protein RABE1c: MAAPPARARADYDYLIKLLLIGDSGVGKSCLLLRFSDGSFTTSFITTIGIDFKIRTIELDGKRIKLQIWDTAGQERFRTITTAYYRGAMGILLVYDVTDESSFNNIRNWIRNIEQHASDNVNKILIGNKADMDESKRAVPTSKGQALADEYGIKFFETSAKTNLNVEEVFFSIAKDIKQRLADTDSKAEPATIKISQTDQAAGAGQATQKSACCGT; encoded by the exons ATGGCTGCCCCACCTGCTAGGGCTAGAGCCGATTACGATTACCTCATTAAGCTTCTTCTCATTGGTGATAGCG GTGTTGGTAAAAGTTGTTTGCTTTTAAGGTTCTCTGATGGCTCTTTCACCACTAGCTTCATCACCACTATTGG CATTGATTTTAAGATAAGAACTATTGAGCTTGATGGCAAACGTATCAAGCTCCAGATTTGGGACACTGCTGGTCAAGAACGTTTTCGAACCATCACCACTG CTTATTACCGTGGAGCAATGGGCATTTTACTGGTGTATGATGTCACAGACGAGTCATCCTTCAACA ACATCAGAAACTGGATTCGTAATATCGAACAACATGCTTCGGATAATGTCAATAAAATCTTGATAGGAAACAAAGCTGACATGGACGAGAGCAAGAGG GCTGTGCCAACATCAAAGGGTCAAGCACTTGCTGACGAATATGGAATCAAGTTCTTCGAAACC AGTGCCAAAACAAATCTTAATGTGGAAGAAGTTTTTTTCTCGATTGCAAAGGACATAAAGCAGAGGCTCGCTGATACTGACTCAAAAGCAGAG CCTGCAACGATCAAGATTAGCCAAACGGACCAGGCGGCTGGAGCCGGACAGGCGACACAGAAGTCCGCATGCTGTGGAACTTAA
- the LOC104726579 gene encoding gibberellin-regulated protein 10-like, with amino-acid sequence MKFPVVQFFIISLLVTSSLFMLSTADSSCGGKCNVRCSKAGRQDRCLKYCNICCEKCQCVPSGTYGHKDECPCYRDMKSSKGTPKCP; translated from the exons ATGAAGTTCCCGGTTGTACAATTTTTTATCATCTCTTTGCTCGTCACATCTTCTTTGTTCATGCTCTCTACCGCCGATTCAT CATGTGGAGGAAAATGCAATGTGAGATGTTCAAAGGCAGGGAGACAAGATCGGTGTCTCAAGTATTGCAACATATGCTGCGAGAAGTGTCAATGTGTACCTTCGGGCACTTATGGGCACAAAGATGAATGTCCTTGTTACCGCGATATGAAGAGCTCCAAAGGCACACCCAAATGTCCTTGA
- the LOC104726580 gene encoding 40S ribosomal protein S15a-1 yields MVRISVLNDALKSMYNAEKRGKRQVMIRPSSKVIIKFLIVMQKHGYIGEFEYVDDHRSGKIVVELNGRLNKCGVISPRFDVGVKEIEGWTARLLPSRQFGYIVLTTSAGIMDHEEARRKNVGGKVLGFFY; encoded by the exons atggTGAGAATCAGTGTGCTTAACGATGCTCTTAAGAGTATGTACAATGCTGAGAAGAGAGGGAAGAGGCAAGTCATGATCAGGCCTTCTTCTAAAGTGATCATCAAGTTCCTTATCGTCATGCAAAAGCACG GTTACATTGGTGAGTTTGAGTACGTTGATGACCACAGGTCTGGTAAGATTGTTGTTGAGCTTAATGGAAGACTAAACAAATGTGGAGTCATCAGTCCTCGTTTTGATGTTGGAGTTAAGGAGATTGAAGGTTGGACTGctcgtcttcttccttccaGACAG TTTGGCTACATCGTTCTTACAACCTCTGCGGGTATTATGGACCATGAAGAAGCCAGGAGAAAGAATGTTGGTGGAAAGGTTCTTGGATTCTTCTACTGA
- the LOC104726582 gene encoding glycine-rich RNA-binding protein 4, mitochondrial-like, which translates to MFSSLFARCSSITSPLRNLTTRGSCSKLFVGGLSYDTNEPVLKSEFEKFGEIIEVKVICDHKSGKSKGYGFVLFHSEEAAASALASMNNQLFEGRNIRIEYAQPKGSIYQK; encoded by the exons atgttctcttctctctttgctcGTTGTAGCTCCATTACATCACCACTGCGGAATTTAACAACTCGAGGATCTTGCTCTAAATTATTCGTCggag GGCTATCTTACGATACTAACGAACCGGTTTTGAAGAGTGAGTTTGAAAAGTTTGGTGAAATTATTGAAG TGAAAGTAATATGTGATCACAAGAGCGGGAAATCAAAAGGTTATGGCTTTGTGTTGTTTCATTCAGAAGAAGCAGCTGCAAGTGCCTTAGCTTCAATGAACAATCAG TTATTCGAAGGCAGAAACATCAGAATCGAATATGCTCAACCTAAAGGAAGTATATATCAGAAGTGA
- the LOC104726583 gene encoding probable histone H2A.7, translating into METTGKVKKAFGGRKAGGPKTKSVSKSIKAGLQFPVGRITRFLKKGRYAQRLGGGAPVYMAAVLEYLAAEVLELAGNAARDNKKTRIIPRHLLLAIRNDEELGKLLSGVTIAHGGVLPNINSVLLPKKTASKSTEEKASKSPAKSPKKA; encoded by the exons ATGGAAACCACCGGAAAAGTGAAGAAAGCTTTCGGAGGAAGGAAAGCCGGCGGTCCAAAAACCAAATCGGTTTCCAAGTCGATCAAAGCCGGTCTCCAATTCCCGGTCGGAAGAATCACTCGTTTCCTGAAGAAAGGACGATACGCTCAGAGGCTCGGCGGTGGTGCTCCGGTTTACATGGCCGCCGTCCTCGAATACCTCGCCGCCGAA GTTTTGGAACTTGCTGGGAACGCTGCTAGAGACAACAAGAAGACGAGGATCATTCCGAGGCATCTTCTTCTTGCGATAAGGAACGATGAAGAGTTGGGAAAGCTTCTGAGCGGAGTCACGATCGCACACGGTGGTGTTTTGCCCAACATCAACTCCGTTCTTTTGCCTAAGAAGACTGCTTCCAAATCAACCGAAGAGAAGGCTTCCAAATCACCAGCCAAGTCTCCTAAGAAAGCTTAA
- the LOC104726584 gene encoding probable histone H2A.7: METTGKVKKGFGGRKAGGPKTKSVSKSAKAGLQFPVGRIARFLKKGRYAQRLGGGAPVYMAAVLEYLAAEVLELAGNAARDNKKTRIIPRHLLLAIRNDEELGKLLSGVTIAHGGVLPNIHSVLLPKKNAKSTEEKAPKSAAKSPKKA; encoded by the exons ATGGAGACCACCGGAAAAGTGAAGAAAGGTTTCGGAGGAAGGAAAGCCGGCGGTCCAAAAACCAAATCGGTTTCCAAGTCGGCCAAAGCCGGTCTCCAATTCCCGGTGGGAAGAATCGCTCGTTTCCTGAAGAAAGGTCGATACGCTCAGAGGCTCGGCGGTGGTGCTCCTGTTTACATGGCTGCTGTTCTCGAATACCTCGCCgctgag gtTCTGGAGCTTGCTGGTAACGCTGCTAGAGACAACAAGAAGACGAGGATCATCCCGAGGCATCTCCTTCTTGCGATCAGGAACGATGAAGAGCTGGGGAAGCTTCTGAGCGGAGTCACCATTGCTCACGGTGGTGTTTTGCCTAACATTCACTCTGTGCTTTTGCCTAAGAAGAATGCTAAGTCAACCGAGGAGAAGGCTCCCAAATCTGCAGCCAAGTCTCCTAAGAAAGCTTAA